The following proteins are encoded in a genomic region of Dasypus novemcinctus isolate mDasNov1 chromosome 3, mDasNov1.1.hap2, whole genome shotgun sequence:
- the LOC101422206 gene encoding pre-mRNA-splicing factor 38A-like has protein sequence MANCMVKDALSVHGTNPQYLVEKIIPSPIYEFKFVCMLGALYTRLTGTAIDCYKYLEPLYNDYQKIKSQNQNGEFEQKHVDEFIDELLHSERVCDIILPRLQKCFVLEEAVQLEPRVSALEEDMDDMESSEEEKEEDEKLERVPSRDHCRRSYRDLDKPQPSPTLCCRRSRSLIPRGWSQSPKRRSSSPHGKRHRSKSPRPHGSRSQDLLHRSRSKSPGRHHSHQHRSHSKSPERSKKSHKKS, from the exons ATGGCGAACTGCATGGTGAAAGATGCACTTAGCGTCCACGGTACCAACCCTCAATATCTGGTGGAGAAGATCATTCCGTCACCAATCTATGAGTTCAAGTTTGTCTGTATGTTGGGGGCACTTTACACGAGGCTGACAGGCACTGCAATTGATTGCTACAAGTACTTGGAACCTCTGTACAATGACTATCAGAAAATCAAGAGCCAGAACCAAAATGGGGAGTTTGAACAGAAGCATGTGGATGAATTTATTGATGAGCTCTTACACAGTGAGAGAGTCTGTGACATCATTCTGCCCCGGCTACAGAAATGTTTTGTGCTAGAGGAAGCTGTGCAACTGGAGCCTCGGGTTAGTGCCCTAGAAGAGGACATGGATGACATGGAGTCTAgtgaagaagaaaaggaggaggatgagaAGTTGGAGAGAGTGCCATCACGTGATCACTGCCGGAGAAGCTACCGAGACTTGGACAAGCCCCAACCTTCTCCCACATTGTGCTGCAGGAGGAGTAGAAGCCTGATTCCCAGAGGGTGGAGTCAGTCTCCCAAAAGGAGGAGTTCTTCCCCTCACGGAAAAAGGCATAGGAGCAAGAGTCCAAGACCTCACGGCAGCAGGTCCCAAGATCTTCTGCACAGATCTCGCTCCAAGTCCCCAGGTCGTCACCATAGTCACCAac ataggaGCCACTCAAAGTCTCCTGAAAGGTCTAAGAAAAGCCACAAGAAGAGTTGA